One Heterodontus francisci isolate sHetFra1 chromosome 3, sHetFra1.hap1, whole genome shotgun sequence DNA window includes the following coding sequences:
- the LOC137353509 gene encoding N-myc proto-oncogene protein-like, which yields MVYTSGPAVAGLPACKDLNIVTIHEVTKAPITAEEIKCTCIESVQDSQQMYPGRFDATGDFKGDAVLHLKEDTFPVSSPLMSEIESQFFQDLSGSGLESSSPFSEKPNQENKNPKYLSTGSVSSLSSGSEEEVDVVTSEKQRLAVGSIAKGKSPEIGTRSQTRASIKWCSLEIQQQHNYAVPSPLLSRKLPAPKRARTERYLRETKYSSPNKSLTLSPRTSDAEDKERQRTHNVPKKQRRNELKHCRLALRDEVLELSKNDKASKVVILRKTREYISRLKAEQKKLKAEREKLQDKQQQ from the coding sequence ATGGtatacacgagcggaccagcagtggcaggactaccagcgtgtaaggacctcaacattgtgactatccacgaggtcaccaaggcacccattacagcagaagagatcaAGTGTACCTGTATTGAATCAGTCCAGGACTCTCAACAAATGTACCCAGGCAGGTTCGATGccacaggagatttcaaaggcgatgccgtactgcacctcaaggAAGATACATTTCCTGTGTCCAGccccctgatgtctgagattgagtcacagttcttccaggatctcagtggttctggtttggagagtagcagccccttctcagagaagcCAAACCAAGAGAATAAAAATCCAAAAtacttgtcaacaggcagtgtttcttcacTCTCCAGTGGCTCAGAAGAAGAGGTTGACGTTGTAACcagtgagaagcaaaggctggcagtggggagcattgctaaGGGGAAATCTCCAGAGATCGGAACCCGCTCACAGACTcgggccagcatcaaatggtgcagtctggaaatccagcagcagcacaactatgccgtgccCTCACCTCTGCTCTCCAGAAAACTGCCAGCACCAAAACGAGCCAGAACAGAAAGGTACCTCCGtgagaccaagtactcctccccgaacaagtccttgaccttgagccccagaacttcagacgcagaggataaggagaggcaaaggacacacaatgtcccgaagaagcagaggaggaatgagttgaagcattgtcggttggctcttcgagatgaggtgctcgaactctccaagaatgacaaggcctcaaaagtggtcatcctgagaaaaacaagagagtatattagcaggctgaaggcagagcagaaGAAACTgaaagcagagagggagaaacttcaggatAAACAGCAACAGTGA